In Fragaria vesca subsp. vesca linkage group LG5, FraVesHawaii_1.0, whole genome shotgun sequence, the genomic stretch CTGTTTCGCCTGTCGGATTTTCTTCTCGGCCTAGCTCCGCCGTCTAGCCATCAGAGACTGCCACACTTGTCCCAAAAGCTTCACTGTCGTCTCTACTTCATTGCTGGACAGGTGATGCATCGAGTGGCGCCGCCGTGAGGGATAAATTGAGCTCCAAAACTCCGCCGGTTCGGATTCGGTGTCGATCGAATTTCTCCTTCCTCAGGTCACCATTTGGTGAGTTCTATATATGGATAAGTTGAGTTTGATTAGTACTACATTCCCTTAGAATTTGGTAGCTCGATTCGGTGTGTGTGAGGAGAATCGAAGATTTGAAGTTTTTAGGGTTTAAAATTGGGGATTTTTATATTTTGATTCAATTAACCTGTTTAGGCTTAGAATTGGGCTTCGACTTATTCTAGAAAGTTGTTCGAAATGTTGAGAGGAAAATTCTGTCAAATTTTGGTGGTGATTGGAGGTGGCCGAAAGTTTCTGCAGTTTTTTTTTTCAAAAACCAGCAACTTTAGCCCACGATATTTAAATACTATAGCCGACGAATATCTTCAGTTTATTCGTCGGCTATAGTATTTTTTAATTTTTTTATAAGGTTTAGCCGACGAATTATGGCATGTTTCGTTCGGCTATAGTTNTTTTTTTAAATTTTTTATTAAGGTTTAGTCCGACGAAACAGACTATATTTCGTTGGCTATAGTTATTTTTTAATTTTTTATAAGGTTTAGCCGACGAAACAGACTATATTTCATCGGCTATAGTCTGGGAAAATTTTTTTATTACAGACTTTAGCCGACGAATATCTTAATTGTTTCGTCGGCTAAAGTCTGTAATAAAAAGCGACGATATGTTTTTCGTCGGCTAAACTGTGGGACTATAGCCGACGAAATTTTTTTTTCGTCGGCTAAAGTCATCACCGATGACATTTTCCTGACGAAATCTTAGCCGACGAATTAAGCTAACAGGCCGACGAATTAAGCTAACAGGCCGACGAAACTTTTTCATCGGCTAAAGTGCTTGTCCTGGTAGTGATAGTCTAAAATTCTACACCTCAAACTGAATAATTAATGGCTTGGAAATCGTAGTATATGCAGTACTGCTATATATCACTATTTAGAATAATTTACTCCTATTCTTTTGGTCTTATTTATAAGAGAAGATTTGAATTGGGATATATTAAGAGATTGCAACCGGTACAAGGATAAACCACATGTTTCAAATTAAAAGTCTATAAATGTAAGTTAAAACTTCTCTCGTACCTTACAAGTTCAAAACTTCTCTTGTATTTGTTGTTTACTATACCATGCCACCAAACATGTGTCAGTTGTTACACAGATGGAGTTGTTCATGTTTTACGGCAGCCTCCTCCTATTCACTGGGTAAAGGTGTACACATATGGATCTTTTCATGATCAGGCACACTCAGGTTATGGTGGTATGTTTAGAAATCATGATGCATCATTTCTAGGTGCTTTTTTGCAGCTCGTGCTCATGTGGTTAATGCCGAAATGTTAGCAGTGATTGAGGCAGTGCATATTGCCTAGACTAATCAATGACACAATCTTTGGTTGGAGGTTGATTCGTTGATATTGTTAAAGTACTTCAGGGTGACTTTGTCTGCTCCATGGCACTTGCATATAGTTTGGGAAAATTGCATGCATACTGCACATATATTCAAAGAGGGCGATTCGGTTGCCGATAAGCTAGCTAACTATGGTGCAAATACAGAGGGTTCGGTGGGATTCTCTACCGCCATTCTTGCACTTGCCTAGTCATGACTTCTCAGGTCGGCTTACAAACATGTTTTCTTAGTTTTTCAAGCCTCTTTTTTAGGTGCTATTTCTGTAATAAATAAATAAAAAAAGGTCTTTTTCTTCTTTGATTTAGACTTTCATTAGCATTGTATTCTCTGTTAACAAGGTTCTAGTTTAGTCCCCCTTACTTTGTATCTTTTCTTTTGATATTAATAAATTTTCGAATAAAAGCAATGAGATAGCTCTTATTCTGTTTACCAAAAAAAAAAAAAGTGTCGTTCGTGTCCAAGAAAGTGACACAAATGACCATCTTATAAGTAAATGATCCTTATTGATTGATCGATCACTTGTGGTAAGTAATGTGATGAATTTGCTCTATTTTATATAGACAATAATTGGGGATTATATATAGTGGTGATCAAGCTCAGAAGACCTTACGTACATATTATTACCAAATGGACGAGCATCAGCTAGATATATAAGGCCACTTGGTCATATATAGTACTTTTAGTTTATTCTTTTTGATTGATGGTTTCCCCTGCCAATCTTGGTTTCGTTTGTTTTCTTGTTGCTTTACTCTGTAACTTGTATGCTAAGTTGACGCAGCATTGCTTCGTCTGATATGGGAAGCACACACAGTGCACATTATGCAAGCACAACCGAAAGACATTACAATATGTCATTGCCGGCTCAAATTTGCCAAAACTGCTATGCATATAATTGATGATATGATTTATCAGTTATAGAGTTTTGACAATGATCGCATCATCATTTGTTCTAGTGACATAAGTTTTATCTTTTTAAGCACTCATCGATGAAAATAAAAAAATTTTAACACACATAATATACATATACGTTCGGTTTATAGAGTGAACTTTCGTACGTGTAATTTCTCCTAATTAACCTCTTGCAAAAGGTTTTCACATGTGGTAGAGCATTTATATAGCTTCCCAAGTTGATGGGAATTCGAAAGTGCTACTTTCAATTTCCTCATTTCATCCATACAGTACATACTTTTTTATGGATCACGATAGTACGTCCTCATGCTCCTTTAGAATGAGAAGGGACATTTTTGTCGGAAAAGCTTTGGATCGATTATCCTCTAATCTTATGTACTTAGTTAATTAAGTAGTACGTTAACTGACATTATGCTCTTTTAATTTCCAACCAAGCAGGAAGCTTATTTTGAAAGGATCTAAGATCGATCTAAGGATAAACCAAGAGAATGGTACATGAGGGTGATTAGTTTAAACATCTCCACCTAAACAACCAATATATATATGGTGCCTCTGAACTACGGTACCTTGATTGGTGAAGATAGCGTGACAATGATAAACTGAAATTAAAACAATATTTTCTGCTACGTAATTACCAGCTCTCCAAACCCTGGCTGTTATACGGCTTGCATTTCTAAAGATCGAAGCCGGATGTGTGTTTTGGTGCTGTTGTTCGATGGAAACTCAGGTGGATGAGGTTTCTGCGCTCGAGTTTGATGATATTGTTCAGTAATGGGATCTTCGTCACGGCTGGTGAGAGGCTGACTCTTCATCTTTCAAGTGCAACGCCAAATGTCTTGGTGGTCACTGCCGTGTTGCTGGCGGGGAAGTCAGGATCTGGCAGCGGCAGCGTAGGATGTTGTGGGAGTGTGGGACGATGGTGTGTATGGAGAGGGATGTGACTAAAGGCCGATTAGAGCTTGGGTTTTTCCTTGGTGGGTTTCCATCTGACTGCTATGTAATTAAGTTTTGGAAAATGATACTCGGCCGTAATAAGACCTAAGATTTATGACTTTAATCTTAAGTGACATGTTATGTCACCTAGACACATCACTAATTAAAAAGATTATGTCATGTTGTTCTTAAGCAAAAATACAATCTTTTCCTTCCAAATCCAATGACTCTAGATTATTTTGTCTTTTTATTAAGAGAAAAAAATTTATTTGTCTTTCTTTTATAATTAAAAAATATATATTACTAGCATTTTCTTTCTCGTTTTCTTTTCATCACTGTCATGCTTAGATTGAACGTAATATGTAGTGTGAAAATACATATATTTATGAGAATATACTTGTTCAAAACCACGAGTTCTTAAGAAATTAATATATATATATATATACATATATAGAATATGACTTATATATAGATATCATAATTTTAAACTGTAAAAATAAAATATTAAAATGGAACTAAATTTCAATTCATAAAGATAGAAGGAAATTTTAAGAAATTTACGAAATTGGTTTATGGTATAAAAGCCTAATTTGGTATGATTATTAACTTGGTCATTATTATTAATAAATTAACTAAATTTGGTATATACGTATCCATATTAAAAGGGTAAGAAAATATTCCTTATGTAGCATCCATTAATTATTAAGGTTAAGATTGTATTTTTACCTAAGAATAAAATGACATGATTTCTTAAATTGATGATGTATGTGTCTATGTGACATGACATGCCACATAGGATTAAGGTCATAAATCTTAGGCCTTATTAAGACCCTCTAGTACTACCCTTAAGTTTTTAACTACCTTCATAGGATACATATATAGCTTCAAAGTTATTTAAACTTCGATAATGATGGTTGGCTGAAGTACAACAATTGTGAGCTTTGGTGAATGCTGCTCTCTATATAGTTATCTTTGTTGTTTGAAACATGTTTAAAGATTTGTACAAAATATAAGCTAGTGATGAAGCATATAAAACGTTTGAAGTAGTATACTGATGTGATTGTAACTTGATATTGTATATGACTTATTCTATTTTTTTTTTAATTGAGAGTGAGAAGCTAGATAGCAATTAACAAGTTATTTCGGTTATGTTTAGTTAATGTGATTTATCCTATATTAACAGGTATTCAAAATTATTTTTTTTAAATAAAAAATATGTATCTCTTATAAAAACATTTTGGTGTGATGGTGTCCCAGCCAGTAAGGTACAATTCCTTCTGTTAGGAGACACCAAGATATTTGACCAAAAGAAAAAAAAAAAAAAGACACCAAGATAGTGAAGAGAAAAAGACCAACGTAGATTTCAAAAAAAGAAGAAGAAGAAGTAGAAAAAGACCAACGTAACCCTCCTCCTCACTGTCCCCAGACTTTCCTAAAAGTCGCTAACATCACCGGCCACGGAAGTCACCAACCATCCCTCGATCTCCACCTGGCATCCTCGTGTAAGTGACCTCATATCGTCTTTGTCCTTTTGCTGTTTTTATTTTTCTTTTCTTTTCTTTTTTTGTTTTCTGAAAGAGAAAAAGAAAAGCTTTGTGATAACGACGTTAGTGGGGGCTTTGACGACGTTAACGGTTTACTGTGGCTCTTTCAGGAAAGAGTGAATATTTTAAAGGTGGAGGGGAGAGAGCCAATGGATTCCCACAAATTGGGGTCTCACCAAATATCATTGCATTGTTGAACTAGAGTCATCACATCTCTACCCACAACCCCATTTCATCATTCAAGCTCAAATTTCAAGTCTTTTTCTACAAAACTTTCCTGGGTTTTGTATCTCTCTATTTATCTTGAAGTTCAAGTTTTGCAGAAAGTCCTTGTTGGTCTATGCTTTGAAGATTCACGTTAGGCATGTTTCAAGAGGTAATGTTTCTTTTTGCTAATGTCAATTTTGTTTGTATATATGTATGTCCTTGTGTATGTATTTGTGATTACTATATGTTATATTTGTAAAGAAATATAATAACAACTGGAGATTATCACTTCCCCCAACTTTTACTGAGTTTTTTATCCACTTGTTCTGGTTATTTAAAGTGAGGAGGTTTTTTATGTTTAGGAAAGCTTTGATACCATGCTTTCTTCTCTGCTTTTATCGTGTGTCTTCTGGTTTGTGTACAAGGATGGAGTTTCTATGACTCAGCATTAGGAGTTCAGGACAGATACTCTTCATCATGCTCAACCTTTGTTTTTGTTGAGGTTCCAAATTCCAAAACTAATGACTGCTTCTTTGATTCTGGCTTATGTTGTCAGTTTCTGACTGTGAGAGCTGGTTTCTAGTCCAATTACTATTAGTTCAGTGGGGTCATACTTATTGGTCTTCTCTTGGAGCCAAGTATAGAGTTGGGATTTCACACACTAGGGATGCCCCAGCTTTGTTCACTTTTTCATGTGTTTTCTGACTCAGTCCTTTGTTACAATTTCTGATAGAGTATGAGCTATCCATCAACGCAATTTGCTTCCTCAAGACAAATGGGGATATATGAGCCTTTCCGGCAGGTGGGTGTTTGGAGAGAAACCTTCAGTGGTGGTAACAGCTCAAACATAGGTGCTTCCACAATTGTAGAGGTGGATTCTAGGATAGATAACAAGGTAAGGGAGCATGAAGTTTGGTCTATTTTCTTCAATGTTGGAGTCACTTTGATTTATCAATGAGCTTGAATTGATTTTGTGATTGCACTTCTCTAGATCGGATTTGGTTCTCCTGAACCGATGGGACCTTCTGGAAATGATCAAGAATCAAACAGATCTGCTGATAAGGTATTGATGACTGCTCTCCCTCATCTGACTCCTCTTACTTCATTGCATTACTTGACTTGGCAACATAATTATGTCATGGTTTTGCTACTGACTTGTGTTTCTGATCTCAAAGATTAATATCCATTATCATCATCAAGCTAGAACAAGATATGTAGTTGCAATTCCTAAATTATATTCTTCACTATTAGCCTTGATGAATGGCTCATCAATGGTTTGTGAATCCCCTATATCTCAGATTCTCAGTTCTCTAGAGTCTGGAGTTATATCTGAAGATTGACAAGTTGTATTCATATGCTTTGATTCCATCAATCGTCTCCATAACGGTACATTATTAGATGATCAGTCTGACTGATACAAGTTTATGATTCTGAAAGTGCAAGTATCTATATATATACAGGTACAGAGACGCTTAGAGCAAAATCGTGAAGCTGCACGCAAAAGTCGTATGCGGAAAAAGGTGAATATGAATCATCTTCATGTATTTCATTGCTAAAATTGTCTACTGGATGCAATAATTGGGTTCTGTAATACCGTAGGCTTATGTCCAACAACTAGAAACAAGCCGTTTTAAACTGGCACAACTGGAGCTGGAACTGGACAGAACTAGAAAACAGGTGAGTAGAGAATCTCCACTTTTTCTCTCTGATCATGCTCCAAAGCTAGTGTAGTGTAAAACCAGTATGGGATACAATGGTTATTCTTTTCCTCCTTTTGTCTCTGGCTAATTGCAGGCTGCTTATGGAGGCAGTTCATTTGGTGGTAGTCATATGGGATACAATGGAATTGTGAGTTCAGGTTTGTGATTATTGATATCCATTATCAACAACCTATTGAATTCATCTCCAAAAGACTAGAGCTATTCGAATATCATGGCATCTGATCCAGCTTTTCTAACACCAGGCATAAGGCTAACTAATTAACTTTTACACTCAACGGCCTTCTTCATGTATTAGACATGTTAATCTTCAGAGGGACTAAAAAACCCTTCTTGTCTTTTATTTTGTTCATAGTTTCAATAGAAATGTTAACTGAGTTATTAATTGTGCAGGGATCACTACATTTGAGCTGGAATATGGACACTGGGTAGAAGAGCAACATAGACAAAATATTGAACTTCGAAATGCATTGCAAGAACATGCAACTGAAATAGAACTTCGAATACTTGTAGAAGGTGGCTTGAACCACTATGCTACTCTTTTCCGCATGAAGGCAGATGCTGCTAAGGCTGATATCTTTTACTTGCTGTCTGGTATATGGAGAACATCAGTAGAACGGTACTTTCACTGGATTGGAGGATTTCGCCCATCGGAGCTTCTAAATGTAAATTTACTTCAGCTCTATTTTGGCGACTGCTTGTTTGGTGGTCATCGATTTTATAATTCTCTGCATATATACATAGCTCTATTACATATTGTACATATGTCGTTTTGAGAAGGGTGGGCATTGAGAACCATAAATACCTGAAGTTTTAAAATGAGCAACTTCAAGAAGTTCATTACAATAGGACATAGAAGTTTACTGGGTTGCTTGGGGAGCATTCATGCACATTGAACATATTGTGTACAGCTAATAGTGGGCTTTGTTCTAAAATATTACTCATAAATATGAACATTCATGTTTTAGAGTATATACTTGTGACGCATGTGTCATAGGCTTGAGATATGAGTCTTACAGTTATTAGATGATGAAAGCACTTCTTCCACCTGGATATAAAATTGACAGTTCTAACTTTTGTAGTTACAGAACTAGTTAATTTCAATGAATGTGTAATATTCTACATGTTTCATTTACACAGATTCTCGAGTCCCAACTTGAGCCATTGACTGAGCCACAGAGTCTGGATTTTTATAACCTAAAGCAATCATCTCAGCAAGCCGAAGATGCTCTCTCACAGGGAATGGATAAACTGCAGCAGACACTGGCCAAGACATTAGAAGCTGATCAAATATTGAGTGGAGAAACATATGGATCTCAGATGGCTGCTGCAATTGAGAAATTTGAAGCACTGGAAAGCTTTGTTAGCCAGGTAAAGATCCCAGTGCCATCTGGAATTTCTTTAGTTAGTTTGGGAAACTTGCAAGGAAAAGTGCATAGAACCAAAGAGTGACTGTTATCAAGATATGATGATGAATCTGTTATATATGAATTATAAACATGATGAGGAAGCAAGAAATGCCTTTTCCACCTAGCCAGAGTGATATCATAAACATTTACATATTGTACTCCTCTTATCAACTTTCGTTTGATAACACTAGTTGTTTGCTGAAATGTGTTGCTCTTCTCCGAGACAGGCTGATCACCTTCGGCAGCAGACTCTGCAGCAAATGTCCAGAATCCTCACGACTCACCAAGCGGCTCGCGGTTTGCTTGCATTAGGAGAGTACTTTCAGCGGCTTCGTGCCCTCAGTTCTCTTTGGACTGCTCGTCCACGCGAACCCCCAGCAGCCTAGTCATATGCATCCTGATCTCCTTTAGTATTGTAGTTTCCCCAGTACTACTTCTCCTGTATCAGAAGGTGTAAATATTAAGCTCAGTCC encodes the following:
- the LOC101292708 gene encoding transcription factor TGA7-like, with amino-acid sequence MFQESMSYPSTQFASSRQMGIYEPFRQVGVWRETFSGGNSSNIGASTIVEVDSRIDNKIGFGSPEPMGPSGNDQESNRSADKVQRRLEQNREAARKSRMRKKAYVQQLETSRFKLAQLELELDRTRKQAAYGGSSFGGSHMGYNGIVSSGITTFELEYGHWVEEQHRQNIELRNALQEHATEIELRILVEGGLNHYATLFRMKADAAKADIFYLLSGIWRTSVERYFHWIGGFRPSELLNILESQLEPLTEPQSLDFYNLKQSSQQAEDALSQGMDKLQQTLAKTLEADQILSGETYGSQMAAAIEKFEALESFVSQADHLRQQTLQQMSRILTTHQAARGLLALGEYFQRLRALSSLWTARPREPPAA